A single region of the Oenococcus kitaharae DSM 17330 genome encodes:
- a CDS encoding BMP family lipoprotein has protein sequence MNRFRWTIVGIVVVIIAAVGVYFGVNNGKSGTNNAAGKRSVAIITDTGGIDDHSFNQSAWEGLQKYGKSAGLSRGNGGYNYFQSNDESDYRPNINSAVQAKFNTIIGIGFSLETVIKQSAQQNPKVNYAIIDDVIPNVKNVVSVTFQTEQSSYLAGVAAATASKTQKIGFIGGVKGDVIDTFQAGYVAGAKSVNKNIRIDVQYANSFANAAQGRTIASAMYANGDDVIFTAAGGTGNGVFAEAKALNQRNTAANKVWVIGVDRDQKADGAYTDKNGSKSNFTLASAVKEVGQSVIDIAKQAQNGKFPGGKVVTFGFKQNGVYLARDSMSANVWQAVQAQQKRIESGAIKVPVHPKSYASVQ, from the coding sequence ATGAATCGTTTTCGTTGGACTATTGTTGGAATAGTCGTCGTAATCATCGCAGCGGTTGGTGTTTACTTTGGCGTGAATAACGGCAAATCAGGCACTAACAACGCAGCTGGAAAGAGATCGGTTGCTATTATCACTGATACCGGTGGTATTGATGATCACTCATTTAACCAGTCTGCATGGGAAGGATTGCAGAAATATGGTAAGAGTGCAGGTTTATCCAGAGGAAATGGCGGATATAACTATTTCCAGAGTAATGATGAATCTGATTATAGGCCAAATATTAACTCAGCCGTTCAGGCTAAGTTCAATACCATTATCGGAATTGGTTTCTCTTTGGAAACAGTTATTAAGCAGTCTGCTCAACAAAACCCCAAAGTTAACTATGCCATCATCGATGATGTCATTCCAAATGTTAAAAACGTCGTTTCAGTAACATTCCAGACCGAACAGTCTTCATACCTGGCCGGTGTGGCAGCAGCAACAGCTTCAAAGACTCAAAAGATCGGCTTTATCGGTGGTGTTAAGGGTGACGTCATCGATACGTTCCAGGCCGGTTATGTTGCAGGTGCTAAGTCTGTCAACAAAAATATCCGTATTGATGTTCAATATGCGAACTCGTTCGCAAATGCAGCCCAAGGCCGTACGATCGCTTCTGCAATGTACGCCAATGGTGATGATGTGATCTTTACAGCTGCCGGTGGTACTGGTAACGGTGTCTTTGCTGAAGCGAAAGCTTTGAACCAGAGAAACACAGCAGCTAATAAAGTTTGGGTCATCGGTGTTGACCGTGACCAAAAGGCCGATGGCGCTTACACCGACAAAAACGGTAGCAAGTCGAATTTCACTTTGGCTTCAGCTGTTAAGGAAGTCGGACAGTCCGTTATCGATATTGCAAAGCAAGCACAAAACGGCAAGTTCCCTGGTGGCAAAGTTGTTACCTTCGGTTTCAAGCAGAATGGTGTTTATCTAGCAAGAGATTCAATGAGTGCCAACGTTTGGCAAGCTGTCCAAGCACAGCAGAAGCGGATCGAATCAGGTGCAATTAAGGTACCTGTTCATCCAAAGTCTTACGCTTCGGTACAATAA
- a CDS encoding ABC transporter ATP-binding protein, with amino-acid sequence MVNQTQQDIPAIEMKHIVKKFGDFAANDDINLDVRAGEIHALLGENGAGKSTLMNILSGLLQPTSGEIFLRGKKITIKDPAAAAKLGIGMVHQHFMLVDAFTVAENIILGAETTKGMSLDLKAAKKRIQELVDKYKLAVDPEALTADISVGQQQRVEILKTLYRQADVLIFDEPTAVLTPQEIQELIAIMKNLAAEGKAIILITHKLEEIRQAADRVTVIRAGKSYETFDAKNVSAVTLAEKMVGRKVSFTTEKKPAQVGKSILDIEHLTVQNAEGVTKVNDLSLDIHAGEIIGVAGIDGNGQTELVQAITGLTHIQSGKVTLDGKDITNKSPRKIIQSGTAHIPEDRLRHGLEVNMSLAYNMVIQNYYESPYAKMGVLQWKAIADHARKLVDQFDVKITSIEEPAGALSGGNQQKAVLARELSRKSKIVIAAQPTRGLDVGAIEYIHKQLVSQRDLGKAVLLVSFELDEILDLADKIAVISSGKIIGTVDAKETSKEELGLMMTGMSLQKARQELSATKAEAK; translated from the coding sequence ATGGTAAATCAAACCCAGCAGGACATTCCTGCAATCGAAATGAAGCACATTGTCAAAAAATTCGGCGATTTCGCGGCCAATGATGATATCAACCTTGATGTGAGAGCAGGCGAAATTCACGCTTTGCTTGGCGAAAACGGTGCTGGAAAGTCTACGTTAATGAATATCTTGTCAGGTCTGCTGCAGCCGACCTCTGGCGAGATTTTTTTGCGCGGTAAAAAAATCACCATCAAAGATCCGGCGGCGGCGGCCAAACTCGGTATTGGTATGGTCCACCAGCATTTTATGCTGGTTGATGCCTTCACAGTCGCCGAAAACATTATCCTTGGTGCTGAGACAACTAAGGGCATGTCCTTGGATTTAAAAGCAGCCAAGAAAAGAATTCAAGAGCTCGTTGACAAATATAAGCTGGCTGTCGATCCAGAAGCTTTAACAGCCGATATTTCAGTCGGCCAGCAGCAGCGTGTTGAAATTCTCAAAACACTCTATCGTCAAGCCGATGTCCTAATTTTTGACGAACCTACTGCCGTTTTGACTCCGCAAGAAATTCAGGAATTAATTGCGATTATGAAAAATCTGGCAGCCGAAGGCAAGGCAATTATTCTGATCACACATAAGCTGGAAGAAATCAGACAGGCCGCCGATCGCGTGACAGTCATTCGTGCCGGTAAATCTTATGAGACCTTTGATGCAAAAAATGTTTCTGCTGTCACATTGGCTGAAAAAATGGTTGGCCGCAAAGTCTCCTTTACGACAGAAAAAAAGCCGGCCCAAGTTGGCAAAAGCATTCTTGATATTGAACATCTAACTGTTCAAAACGCTGAAGGCGTCACCAAAGTCAACGACTTATCTCTGGATATCCATGCGGGTGAAATCATTGGTGTTGCGGGCATCGATGGTAATGGTCAAACAGAGTTGGTTCAAGCAATTACAGGCCTGACTCATATACAATCCGGTAAGGTCACACTGGATGGCAAAGACATTACGAATAAATCTCCTCGGAAAATTATTCAATCCGGTACCGCGCATATTCCTGAAGATCGTTTACGCCACGGTCTGGAAGTCAACATGTCTCTTGCTTACAACATGGTCATCCAAAATTATTATGAGTCGCCTTATGCCAAAATGGGCGTCCTCCAATGGAAAGCTATCGCAGACCATGCACGCAAACTAGTCGATCAATTCGATGTGAAAATTACTTCTATTGAAGAACCAGCTGGGGCTCTTTCTGGCGGTAATCAGCAAAAAGCCGTTTTAGCTCGTGAATTATCCAGAAAATCAAAGATTGTCATCGCCGCTCAGCCAACTCGTGGACTAGATGTCGGTGCGATTGAATATATTCATAAACAGCTCGTTTCACAAAGAGATCTTGGTAAAGCTGTTTTGCTGGTCAGCTTCGAACTTGATGAAATCTTAGATTTAGCTGATAAAATCGCCGTTATTTCGTCCGGCAAAATTATCGGTACCGTTGATGCCAAAGAGACAAGTAAGGAAGAACTGGGCCTTATGATGACGGGCATGAGCCTGCAAAAAGCAAGACAGGAACTATCAGCAACCAAAGCGGAGGCCAAATAA
- a CDS encoding ABC transporter permease, with protein MTQTNNKALIAVLSVVFGLVAGAIIMLIFGYNPFSGYGSLIATAFGTPQNIGEIFSQMTPLILTGLSFLVAQQAGFFNIGMSGQLYAAWVGSVWFALTFPQLPNFLIIIGATLFGVILGGISGLIPGYLRAKFGASEVIITIMLNYVILYLGNSAITSFPKAIRQTTDSTNQVGDHGSIAMKWLSDLTNQSSISAGIFIAVIVTILVWFIMKKTTFGFSIEAVGKNADAAKYAGINEKATQIWAMTLSGALAGLGGVTEGLGHYGNVFVQNSTPETGFNGMAVALLGSGSFIGVILAAALFSALTVGGSGMPNISGVPTELVSIVIALIIFFVGSSYLIQLLIKKIKAADAASAGSGKGPKGKKPKKTNQTEEAQA; from the coding sequence ATGACACAAACTAACAACAAAGCATTGATTGCGGTTCTATCTGTTGTTTTCGGATTAGTTGCCGGTGCCATCATTATGCTGATCTTCGGCTACAATCCCTTCAGTGGATATGGGTCTTTAATTGCAACAGCCTTTGGTACGCCACAAAATATCGGTGAAATTTTCTCACAGATGACGCCGCTTATTTTGACCGGTTTATCCTTTTTAGTTGCGCAACAGGCTGGTTTTTTCAACATTGGTATGTCCGGCCAGCTCTACGCCGCTTGGGTAGGGAGCGTTTGGTTTGCACTAACCTTCCCACAATTACCAAATTTCTTGATTATTATCGGCGCAACCCTATTCGGTGTGATACTTGGCGGCATTTCTGGCTTGATTCCGGGCTACCTGCGTGCGAAATTCGGTGCATCTGAAGTCATTATTACGATTATGCTGAACTACGTTATTCTCTACCTTGGCAATAGCGCAATCACATCTTTTCCAAAGGCCATCAGACAGACAACTGATTCGACTAACCAAGTCGGTGATCATGGCAGCATTGCAATGAAGTGGCTGTCGGATTTAACCAATCAATCCTCCATTTCTGCAGGTATCTTTATCGCCGTGATCGTGACAATCCTAGTCTGGTTCATCATGAAAAAAACAACCTTTGGTTTCTCAATTGAAGCTGTTGGTAAAAACGCTGACGCGGCCAAGTATGCTGGCATTAACGAAAAAGCAACACAGATCTGGGCAATGACACTGTCTGGCGCCTTAGCCGGTTTGGGCGGTGTGACTGAAGGCTTGGGCCATTATGGCAACGTCTTTGTTCAAAACTCGACACCAGAGACAGGCTTTAACGGCATGGCGGTTGCTCTGTTAGGATCCGGTTCCTTTATCGGTGTCATCCTGGCAGCGGCTTTATTCTCAGCCCTGACAGTTGGCGGTTCCGGTATGCCTAACATCTCGGGTGTGCCAACCGAACTCGTTTCGATTGTCATCGCCTTGATTATTTTCTTTGTTGGTTCCAGCTATTTGATTCAGCTCCTGATTAAAAAGATCAAGGCAGCTGATGCAGCCTCTGCCGGTTCTGGAAAAGGTCCTAAGGGTAAAAAACCTAAGAAAACAAACCAGACTGAGGAGGCACAAGCATGA
- a CDS encoding ABC transporter permease: protein MNILSILALLISTTIIYSAPLAFTAIGGTFSERGGVVNVGLEGIMTMGAFSSIVFNLSFGNSLGQLTPWLGLVVGAIVGLAIAWLHALATVTLRADHIVSGTVINLIAPALGVFLIKVIYGKGQTDQISQSFGYSDIPLLDRIPILGRLFFHNTSYPALLSILVAFLTFYIIYKTRFGLRLRSVGENPQAADTLGLNVARLRYEGVLISGLLGGIGGALYAESIALNFAVSTIAGQGFISMAAMIFGRWNPIGAMLAAMFFGLSQSLSVIGAQIPLINQVPSVWLQIFPYVLTIIILTIFFGKTRAPKADGVNYIKSE from the coding sequence ATGAATATCCTATCAATTTTGGCCTTGCTAATTAGTACCACCATCATCTACTCGGCTCCTTTGGCTTTTACAGCAATCGGCGGGACTTTTTCTGAAAGAGGCGGCGTGGTCAACGTTGGCCTTGAAGGCATTATGACCATGGGTGCTTTCAGTTCGATTGTTTTCAACTTGTCTTTTGGCAATAGTCTTGGGCAATTAACACCTTGGCTGGGTTTGGTAGTTGGTGCCATTGTCGGTTTGGCTATTGCTTGGCTGCATGCTCTTGCCACAGTTACTTTGCGTGCGGACCATATCGTTTCCGGTACGGTTATCAATCTGATTGCGCCGGCCTTGGGTGTCTTTTTAATCAAGGTTATCTATGGCAAAGGACAGACAGACCAGATTAGCCAGAGTTTTGGTTATTCCGATATTCCTTTGCTGGATCGCATTCCGATTCTAGGCCGCCTTTTCTTCCATAACACAAGCTATCCAGCCCTGCTTTCTATCTTGGTTGCTTTCTTAACTTTTTACATCATCTATAAAACACGTTTCGGCTTGCGACTCAGGTCAGTCGGTGAAAATCCTCAGGCTGCTGATACTTTGGGCCTGAACGTTGCCCGGCTGCGTTACGAAGGGGTTCTGATTTCCGGCCTGCTTGGCGGTATTGGCGGTGCCCTTTACGCCGAATCGATTGCGCTGAACTTTGCCGTTTCAACGATTGCTGGTCAAGGATTTATTTCGATGGCTGCGATGATTTTTGGCCGCTGGAATCCGATTGGTGCCATGCTTGCAGCGATGTTCTTCGGCCTATCACAGTCCTTATCGGTTATCGGCGCACAAATTCCTTTAATCAATCAGGTACCGTCGGTCTGGCTGCAGATTTTCCCTTACGTGCTAACAATCATCATCTTGACAATCTTCTTTGGTAAGACGCGAGCACCAAAGGCAGATGGTGTTAATTACATCAAATCCGAATAA
- a CDS encoding peptide ABC transporter substrate-binding protein has protein sequence MILKTRGRAALMTALLIAGVSVSAAVPLAAQAKARPPLYFSMPTDLTTMDTALMTDAYADQIAINVQEGLLSRQANGQIKAGLAEKWSHSSDGKTWTFKLRKGLKWSNGDKLTASDFVFAWRRIVNPKTGSQAAYKFSGIKNADAIQAGKMSASSLGVRAKDSRTFVVELDHPMPQFELEMAAPQFFAQNPKVARQYGKQLGTASNKQVYDGPYRLVGWNGTNGSFNLIKNSNYWDQKHVKTDKVVETVVKEPTAAIGLYKRGRLDLAPLGSQQAVAANKNRSDFKTYDGNASFYLEFNQTGKTKGLTNRNIRLALSRSIDRQAIADQISGGMYKAATGLVPVGAGGKTADGKDFGTAVRKQTGRYYQYNIKQAKKLFKKGMKQAGLTSLSLSVEATAENPVSKPEVDYLQQAWQQLGNVKVSEKFVPFQQRLQDQQNQNFDVMVAGWSSDYSEPTGYLTLFTNNGTNNDGKWQSKTYTDAFNRAMDQDALNSKARTKDEVDAEVALAKDAGAAPVYWNAYPSLVNPKLKGLQNFNSGDSFYYKYAYVKK, from the coding sequence ATGATTTTAAAAACCAGAGGACGCGCAGCTTTAATGACAGCGTTGTTAATTGCCGGCGTGAGTGTGTCAGCAGCAGTACCACTAGCAGCACAAGCAAAAGCGAGGCCGCCATTGTACTTTTCTATGCCGACTGATTTGACGACGATGGACACGGCTTTGATGACTGATGCCTATGCGGACCAAATTGCGATTAACGTACAGGAAGGCCTATTGAGCCGTCAAGCAAATGGCCAAATTAAGGCTGGCTTGGCTGAAAAATGGTCGCATAGCAGCGATGGCAAAACATGGACTTTTAAATTACGGAAGGGACTCAAATGGTCAAACGGGGACAAGTTGACAGCGTCCGACTTTGTCTTTGCCTGGCGGCGAATCGTCAATCCGAAGACCGGCAGTCAAGCGGCCTATAAATTCTCAGGAATCAAGAATGCCGATGCCATTCAAGCGGGCAAGATGTCAGCTAGTTCGTTGGGCGTTCGCGCTAAAGACAGCCGGACTTTTGTTGTTGAGTTGGATCATCCGATGCCGCAATTCGAGCTGGAAATGGCAGCACCACAATTTTTTGCTCAGAATCCTAAAGTGGCGCGCCAATACGGCAAACAACTCGGTACGGCTTCAAATAAGCAGGTTTATGACGGCCCTTATCGTTTGGTCGGTTGGAATGGCACCAATGGCTCATTCAATCTGATTAAAAATAGCAACTATTGGGATCAAAAGCACGTTAAGACGGATAAAGTCGTCGAGACAGTCGTGAAAGAGCCTACAGCAGCTATTGGACTATATAAGAGGGGTCGTTTGGATTTGGCACCACTTGGCTCCCAACAGGCTGTTGCAGCTAATAAGAACCGGTCTGATTTTAAGACCTATGACGGAAATGCCAGTTTTTACCTGGAATTCAACCAGACTGGCAAGACAAAAGGACTGACTAATCGTAATATTCGTCTGGCCTTGAGCCGGTCGATTGACCGTCAGGCGATTGCTGATCAAATATCCGGCGGTATGTATAAGGCAGCCACAGGGCTTGTACCTGTCGGGGCTGGCGGTAAAACGGCTGATGGCAAAGATTTTGGGACTGCTGTGCGTAAACAGACAGGACGTTACTATCAATACAATATCAAGCAGGCTAAAAAGTTGTTCAAAAAGGGAATGAAGCAGGCCGGTTTGACGAGTTTGTCCCTTTCTGTAGAAGCGACAGCTGAAAATCCTGTTTCTAAGCCTGAAGTTGATTACCTGCAGCAGGCTTGGCAGCAGCTTGGAAACGTCAAGGTGTCTGAAAAATTTGTACCTTTCCAGCAGCGTCTGCAAGATCAACAGAATCAGAATTTTGATGTGATGGTCGCAGGTTGGTCATCTGATTATTCTGAGCCGACTGGTTATCTGACTTTGTTTACAAATAATGGCACAAACAATGATGGCAAGTGGCAGTCAAAGACTTATACAGATGCCTTTAATCGGGCTATGGATCAAGATGCTTTGAACAGCAAAGCCAGGACGAAAGATGAAGTTGATGCCGAAGTCGCCTTAGCCAAGGATGCCGGTGCAGCACCAGTTTATTGGAATGCTTATCCGAGCTTGGTTAATCCGAAATTGAAGGGGCTGCAGAACTTTAATTCTGGTGATTCCTTCTACTACAAGTACGCTTATGTTAAGAAATAA
- the treR gene encoding trehalose operon repressor → MAARYIEIYQQLKTEIIQNKYPIDSFLPSECKMADRFDCSRDTIRKALLRLGEDGYIQKRHGRGSQVLHHNLINFPISGLTSFQELKEGQKLNASTKVVVFEEIQSTTANHKLTAFPIGSRLYHVVRVRSIDGSPSVIDEDYFDQKIVSKLTPEIAAASIYDYLENQIGLKIAYAEKSVTATLITDADRKLMPDLPKYENRLIQIESRVHLADTTYFQHTISRHRPDKFQFNEFSRRQKTN, encoded by the coding sequence ATGGCCGCGCGTTACATAGAAATTTATCAACAATTGAAAACAGAAATTATCCAAAATAAATATCCGATAGATTCCTTTTTGCCCAGCGAATGCAAAATGGCCGATCGTTTCGACTGCTCGCGGGATACAATTCGAAAAGCACTATTACGGCTTGGTGAAGATGGCTATATTCAAAAGCGGCATGGGCGCGGCTCGCAAGTCTTGCATCATAATCTGATTAATTTTCCTATTTCCGGTTTGACCAGTTTTCAAGAACTCAAGGAAGGCCAAAAACTCAATGCCAGCACAAAGGTTGTGGTTTTTGAGGAAATACAATCCACAACGGCTAATCATAAATTAACTGCATTTCCGATAGGCAGCAGGCTTTATCATGTTGTTCGCGTTCGATCCATCGATGGCTCTCCAAGCGTGATCGATGAAGATTACTTTGACCAAAAAATCGTCAGCAAATTAACACCTGAAATCGCCGCTGCCTCGATCTACGACTATTTGGAAAACCAAATCGGCTTGAAGATTGCCTACGCTGAAAAATCCGTTACCGCCACGCTAATAACTGACGCAGACCGCAAGTTGATGCCGGACCTGCCGAAATACGAAAATAGACTGATTCAAATTGAAAGCCGTGTCCATTTAGCCGATACAACTTATTTTCAGCACACGATCAGCCGTCATCGCCCAGATAAATTTCAATTTAACGAATTTTCTAGGCGTCAAAAGACAAACTAA
- the treC gene encoding alpha,alpha-phosphotrehalase, translated as MKETQSTFANKVVYQAYPKSFKDTNGDGIGDLRGIIEKLPYLAKLGIDYLWLNPIFPSPQRDNGYDISDYCAIDPVFGTMADFEELVAKAAEHHISIMMDMVFNHTSTAHIWFQKALAGDKKYQDYYILRPKKADGSAPTSWESKFGGSAWAPFGNTDLDYLHLYDISQADLNWRNPEVIAELNKVLGFWLDKGAKAFRFDVINVVGKDQKLLDDPHGGNGKPMYTDRPIVHEYLQNMYRDVFAKHPGVITVGELSSTTVENAIAYTAADRHELSMAFSFHHLKVDYENGNKWTKIPYDFEKLRHILHEWGKGLSDGGGWPAWFWNNHDQPRAINRFIKNPQYYHLGAAMLAAAIHLNRGTPYIYMGEEIGMTDPDFKSMADYVDVESQNAYQELLDKGVSADEAFAIVKSKSRDNARIPMQWNTEKYAGFSDHKPWLANGDFQQINVAKDLADPQGLFQFYQRLIALRKQEPVIALGDYQPMFADLAEVYAFKRQLQDQYLLVITHFGEKAVTVDLPKEAQSGSLLLANYSDSRMADKFVLRPYEVIAVKY; from the coding sequence ATGAAGGAAACACAATCTACATTTGCAAATAAAGTTGTTTATCAGGCTTATCCAAAATCATTCAAAGACACTAATGGGGATGGCATCGGTGACCTGCGCGGAATTATTGAAAAACTGCCGTATTTGGCCAAACTAGGTATTGATTATCTATGGCTGAACCCGATTTTTCCTTCGCCGCAACGTGATAATGGCTACGATATTAGCGACTATTGTGCGATTGACCCGGTCTTCGGCACGATGGCTGATTTTGAAGAATTAGTTGCTAAAGCGGCAGAACATCACATCAGCATCATGATGGATATGGTCTTCAATCATACGTCGACGGCACATATTTGGTTTCAAAAAGCTTTAGCTGGTGACAAAAAATATCAGGATTACTACATTCTACGACCAAAAAAAGCTGATGGTTCGGCTCCAACAAGTTGGGAATCAAAATTCGGTGGCAGTGCTTGGGCACCATTCGGTAATACTGATTTGGATTATCTGCATTTATACGATATTTCGCAAGCTGATTTGAATTGGCGGAATCCAGAAGTTATTGCTGAATTAAATAAGGTCCTAGGTTTTTGGCTGGATAAAGGTGCTAAAGCCTTCCGCTTTGATGTGATTAATGTTGTCGGTAAAGACCAGAAGCTTTTGGATGATCCGCATGGCGGCAACGGCAAACCCATGTATACTGATCGCCCGATTGTCCACGAATATCTGCAGAATATGTATCGCGATGTGTTCGCCAAGCATCCAGGAGTTATTACGGTTGGCGAACTGAGTTCGACCACTGTAGAGAATGCTATCGCCTACACGGCAGCTGACAGACATGAATTGTCCATGGCGTTCAGTTTCCACCACTTAAAGGTGGATTATGAGAACGGCAATAAATGGACGAAAATACCTTATGATTTCGAGAAACTGCGTCATATCCTCCACGAATGGGGTAAGGGGCTTTCTGACGGCGGCGGCTGGCCGGCTTGGTTTTGGAACAATCATGATCAGCCGCGGGCGATTAACCGTTTCATCAAAAACCCTCAGTATTATCATCTTGGCGCGGCGATGCTGGCAGCTGCCATTCATCTGAATCGCGGCACACCCTATATTTATATGGGTGAAGAAATCGGTATGACCGATCCTGATTTTAAATCGATGGCCGATTATGTCGATGTCGAGTCTCAAAATGCTTATCAGGAGCTTCTGGATAAGGGGGTAAGTGCTGATGAGGCCTTTGCGATCGTCAAAAGCAAGTCTCGCGATAATGCTCGGATTCCGATGCAGTGGAATACAGAAAAGTATGCTGGTTTTTCTGATCACAAGCCATGGCTGGCCAATGGCGATTTCCAGCAGATTAATGTTGCCAAGGATTTGGCCGACCCTCAAGGGCTTTTCCAATTTTATCAGCGTTTGATTGCTTTAAGAAAACAGGAACCTGTGATCGCATTAGGCGATTATCAGCCAATGTTTGCTGACCTAGCTGAGGTCTATGCTTTTAAACGACAGCTGCAAGATCAGTACCTGCTGGTTATCACTCACTTTGGCGAAAAAGCTGTCACGGTCGATTTGCCCAAAGAGGCCCAATCAGGAAGCCTGCTTCTGGCCAATTATTCAGATAGCAGAATGGCTGACAAGTTTGTCCTGCGCCCTTATGAAGTTATTGCAGTTAAATATTGA
- a CDS encoding PTS transporter subunit EIIC, with amino-acid sequence MAKQDYKKLAADIIDGVGGADNVDKLIHCITRLRFYLKDPKKADANKVSSLDGIAGAVYNAALDQFQVVIGPAVTDVYDEVIAQLGDRVVDEDATNQAIAATQAQAAKKRPTNLWGWIKYAFQVLIGTITGSMIPIIGLLAASGILKGLLTLFTFNLGWIDVKSSTYIIINAMGDSTFYFLPILVGYTAAKQLRSDPIVVAAIAGVLVHPTIAALWAAPTKGMSTLFGIPLNASLFGIPIHIPQYTYSIFPIIFAAWLARPVGNWFKKVLPLSLRSIFQPLFTLFIVSAAVLVLFGPVISLISAGLAAVINFLVTANEAIAGLVIGGFYQCLVIFGLHWMVIPLISNDIASTGHSVLNGLINFTMIAQGAGALAVWAKSKKADIRGLSLAGALSGFAGVTEPAMYGINLKYGRVFWMANVGSAVGAFVAGLLKIDMFGFTGSWIGFPSFFSKTNPNNIYIFLLASAITTIVSFLAVYLWGFKDSDVDTVRNVEKKNVFKDAVN; translated from the coding sequence ATGGCAAAACAAGATTATAAAAAATTAGCAGCCGATATCATTGACGGTGTCGGTGGTGCTGATAACGTTGATAAATTAATCCACTGTATTACACGTCTGCGTTTTTACCTGAAGGACCCTAAGAAGGCTGATGCTAACAAGGTCTCTAGTCTGGACGGTATTGCTGGAGCTGTCTATAATGCAGCTTTGGATCAGTTCCAAGTCGTCATTGGACCGGCTGTCACAGATGTTTACGACGAGGTAATTGCCCAGCTGGGTGATCGCGTTGTTGATGAGGACGCAACCAACCAGGCGATCGCAGCCACACAGGCACAAGCAGCCAAGAAACGCCCCACTAATCTCTGGGGATGGATCAAATATGCTTTTCAGGTTTTGATCGGAACAATTACAGGATCAATGATTCCGATTATTGGGTTGCTGGCTGCTTCCGGTATTTTAAAGGGCCTCTTAACCCTGTTTACCTTCAACTTAGGCTGGATTGATGTTAAATCGTCGACTTATATCATTATTAATGCCATGGGCGATTCGACTTTTTATTTCCTGCCGATTCTTGTTGGTTACACCGCAGCCAAACAATTGCGGTCTGATCCGATTGTTGTAGCCGCGATTGCCGGCGTGCTGGTTCACCCGACAATTGCCGCTTTGTGGGCAGCACCTACAAAGGGGATGAGTACGTTGTTCGGTATTCCATTGAATGCCAGCTTGTTCGGTATTCCGATTCATATTCCGCAATACACATACTCGATCTTTCCAATTATTTTCGCAGCTTGGCTGGCAAGGCCGGTTGGCAACTGGTTTAAGAAAGTCTTGCCGCTAAGCTTGCGCTCTATTTTCCAGCCGCTATTTACTTTGTTTATCGTATCGGCCGCTGTGCTGGTACTCTTTGGACCGGTAATTTCACTTATTTCTGCTGGCCTGGCCGCCGTGATCAACTTCTTAGTCACAGCCAACGAAGCCATTGCCGGCTTGGTAATAGGCGGCTTCTATCAGTGCTTGGTTATCTTCGGTCTCCATTGGATGGTTATTCCGTTGATCTCTAATGATATTGCCTCCACTGGTCATTCTGTATTAAATGGTTTGATTAACTTCACGATGATCGCACAAGGTGCCGGTGCATTAGCAGTTTGGGCTAAAAGTAAGAAAGCGGATATCAGAGGTTTGTCATTAGCCGGTGCGCTGTCAGGCTTTGCTGGTGTTACTGAACCCGCTATGTATGGTATTAACTTGAAGTACGGCCGTGTCTTTTGGATGGCCAATGTCGGTAGTGCCGTGGGTGCCTTTGTCGCAGGGCTTTTGAAAATTGATATGTTTGGTTTCACGGGTTCTTGGATCGGTTTTCCATCCTTTTTCTCAAAAACAAATCCGAATAATATTTACATCTTCCTGCTAGCAAGTGCTATTACGACGATTGTATCCTTCTTAGCTGTTTATCTTTGGGGCTTTAAAGACAGTGATGTTGATACAGTCCGCAATGTTGAAAAGAAAAATGTCTTTAAGGATGCGGTTAATTAA
- a CDS encoding PTS sugar transporter subunit IIA: MFGFGKKKKELIDDEKLYAPVSGKVADLATVSDPVFAQKMMGEGFAIEPEDPIVVSPAAGTVTVLQPHAVGLKRADGLEVLVHMGIDTVSMNGKPFKLFVKVGDVVAGGDKLAQVDWPMIKAAGFPLTTMVLITNSKDALDTFSVNYGPAQQGQEIGQATSK, translated from the coding sequence GTGTTCGGATTTGGCAAAAAGAAAAAAGAATTAATTGATGACGAGAAATTATACGCACCTGTCAGCGGGAAAGTGGCCGATCTGGCAACGGTTTCCGATCCGGTTTTTGCTCAAAAAATGATGGGCGAAGGTTTTGCGATTGAACCGGAAGATCCGATTGTCGTTTCACCTGCTGCCGGGACGGTGACTGTGCTTCAACCGCATGCAGTCGGCTTGAAGCGTGCTGATGGTTTAGAAGTGCTTGTCCACATGGGCATTGATACGGTCAGCATGAACGGCAAGCCTTTTAAGCTCTTTGTGAAAGTTGGTGATGTGGTTGCTGGCGGCGATAAATTGGCTCAGGTTGATTGGCCGATGATCAAAGCTGCTGGTTTTCCATTAACCACGATGGTGCTGATTACGAATTCTAAAGATGCGCTGGACACATTTTCGGTTAATTACGGCCCGGCTCAGCAAGGCCAGGAAATTGGCCAGGCGACAAGCAAGTAA